The DNA window TGGGAGAGTTTATGATCACGGAGACCGGTGTGGAAGGAGGGATTATCTATACGGTCTCAAGCCATGTCCGTGATGCCATCGAACAGACCGGCACGGCTACGGTGTCTCTCGATCTCGTACCTGATCGACCACTGAAGCGACTCACACAAGATCTTTCGAAGCCGCGTGGTAAACGTACGGTCGCGACGCATCTCAAACGACGAGCCGGTATTATGGGAGTCAAGGCGGGTCTCCTCCGCGAGGTGATACCCCAAGAGGTCTTCACGGACCCTGCTCGCCTGACCACGGTACTCAAGTCCCTGCCGCTGACACTGGTGGCCCCGCGCCCGCTGGAAGAGGCCATCAGCACGGCCGGCGGCGTCTCGTTTGAGGCGCTTGATGTGAGGCTGATGCTTCGTTCGCTCCCCGGCGTCTTTTGCGCAGGCGAAATGCTGGACTGGGAGGCACCGACCGGCGGGTATCTCCTGACGACATGTTTGGCTACGGGGCGTCTTGCCGGCAGCGGAGCGGTGATGTGGATGACAGAAAATGGAAGATCGCGAGCCGAATAAACATCGCCCCTTCACCGGCTCAGTCGACACATCTGCATCAATCGACCTCCATAGTCTCTTGTAAGCAAACAGCGACTCCATGCAGTTGCTTCTCCCCGGAGCGGTGCATATATAATTTGGGGCGACTTCCTTAATCTGAGACGCCACAGCAACTGAAGGAAATTGATCCTTGTTAGAGGGCAACAATGCCGACTACTGTTCCAGGGACTAAGGTGCAGCTTGAGAAAGAACGGCCGACGGGTTCGTTGATCAAGCCGCATCTCAAAAATCTTTCCGGGAGTGGAACGAAGCTGGACGGCCTGATCATTGAGCGGGATTTGGAGCAGCCGAATTCCGGCATATACCGTCCGACCGGACATACTCCCAAACACATTGTGGTCCTGCATTCAGCTCATCCAGCCACACTGGAATGGCGAATCAATGGCAAGCAAAAGGAAGCTTTCTTTTCAGCAGGTGAGGCCATTATCAATCCAGCCGGATTGTTCGTGGCCCCTCGTTGGAAGGCCCCAGTGGAGCTGCTCTTGATGGCCATCCATCCAGGTCTGGTGAATCAGATCGCGAGGGAGATGGGTTCGGGCAGGCCAGTGGAACTGGAGCCGCGATTTCACTTTCGCGACGAGTTAGTGGAGCAGTTGGCCAAGAGTCTGATTGCCGAGTTCGAGCAGGCATCGTCAGCAGATGGGGTCTACGCCGATTCATTGACCCATACGCTCATCGTCCACCTGATCAAAAAGTACTCAGGGACGTGCATCCGTCCGCAGACCGCCAGACATGGTCTTCCTCAACGCACCTTAGCAAGAGTCGTCGAATTCATCGACACACATCTCGGCGAGGACCTCTCATTGAGAGCGATCGCACATGTCGCCGAAATGAGTCCGTCGTATTTCTTGACGTTGTTCAAACGATCGACCGGCCTCGCCCCTCATCAGTATCTGATGGCAAAACGTATCGAAAGAGCCAGGGCGTTGCTCGCACAGACCAAGCTACCTATCGTCGAAATTGCCGCTCAAGCCGGTTTTGCCGATCAAAGTCATTTGACGAGGCTCATGCGTCGCCATACGGGCCTCACGCCTCGCCTTGTGCGCGGCACATGATTCGATTTCTCATCGAGAACCGTGAGAATATTCCAACCGCAGTGATTGTGTTCAAGATTTCTTCCTGACACACTACCTATTCTGCCGTAAACAGCTTCTCGATAAGCGGGAAAAACATTACTCTTACCAATGGAGGTCAGATATGGCGGATAACATGTTGCGAGGAAAGGTGGTGGTTGTCGGAGCCGGAGCCAAGAATCTCGGTGGACTCATCAGTAGGACGCTCGGCGGAGACGGCGCATCGGTCGTGGTTCACTACCACAGTGAATCGACAAAAGCGCCGGCTGATGAGACTGTACGGGCTGTGGAAGCATCTGGAGGGAAAGCATTTGCCATCCAAGGCGACCTTACGAAAGTCGGCCATGTTGTGAAACTGTTCGACGAGGCGATCACACGGTATGGACGACTTGACATCGCGGTCAACACGGTCGGCAAGGTACTCAAGAAGCCGTTTGTCGAGACGACCGAGAAGGACTACGACGAGATGTTTGCCATCAACGCAAAAGCCGCATATTTTTTCATACAGGAAGCCGGCAAGCGGATGAGCGATGGTGGAAAGATCATCACGATCTTGACCTCACTACTGGCTGCCTTTACCGGGCTCTATTCCACCTACGCCGGCTCCAAGGCCTCTGTGGAACACTTTACCCGTGCAGCTGCCAAAGAGTTCGGCCCGCGCGGCATCTCCGTGGCGAGCGTGGCACCAGGCCCGATGGATACGCCGTTTTTCTATCCTGCCGAATCACCGGAAGCCGTGGCCTACCACAAGTCCCAAGGCATGAACGGCAAACTCACCGACATTTCGGACATCGTGCCGATCGTGAAATTTCTGGCGACAGACGGCTGGTGGATTACCGGACAGACCATCTTCGCCAACGGCGGCTACACAACACGATAGGTTCGAGAATCTCTGGGAACACCGTTAATGTGCCTCGTGCGCAAGATATTTCCGTGGCATAACGGAGCGTTCCCTGAAGCGATGGACGGCCGATGAGGTCTTTAGCCGAACAGCCAATTCCAGAATTTGAAGAACCAGCTCATGATCATTCCGATCCACGAGTCGTCGTTTGCCGAAGGTGGGTCAACCTTCACGGAAGGTGAGGATACCGTCGGTGTGACAGGAGATGGGTTTGGAGGAGTCGGATCGGCTTGTTCCATGTGTGGTGATGTCGCGCCTGAATCGGTCGGTACCGCAGAGGGACTCGGTTCCATGACGGGGGGCTGAGGTACGGACGGCCTGTTCGCGTTTGATGCCATCAACGAGGACGATTGGGCCTGTTTCATTTCCTCCTTGCACTGAGCCACCTTGGTTTGCAACGAGGTACTCTCCTGCCGAATGTCCACGATCTTGCGCGCTAAATCCCAACTTTGATTCATTAAGGTTGCCACCTGTGTTTTGAGCGACGCGAAGGTGTCCTCCGCCCCCTGTCTCAGGATCGGCAACTGTTCTTCTTCCCGCTGAATGGCAGCCTGCAGCTCGGACCTGACGGCCTCTTCTCGTCGATTCGAGGCCTGCAATTTCACGATCTCCTGGTCCAGCTCTCTGACGTCCTCTCGTACCGCTTCCAAGGCTTGGGTCTGCTCCAAGGTCTCCGCCTTGACTCTATCGTACGTTTGCCGACTGACACAGCCGACTTCCAAGAGCAAGGTCACGACGAGCACAGAGAGAACAACCTGTTGAGCGGCCAGGGACGTTGCACCGCTAGGACCTGTCATAGCTGTTGCCTCATGGGTTGACTAAATCGAAACCCCTTGTGCCGGAGTCGGCAGTCGGTCCGGTGAGTAGCTGCGCGTAAGATGTACACAGATGATGGGGATCAGTCAACCCTCCGCAACCTCTCCTCCAAGACAGCTTGGACAATCAGCCGGAGTATGCGTACTATGGCGCGATCATGTCGTCCGACGCAGCTACGGTCATTCGACTCCCACCGGCGTGCGAGACCGCTCTATTGGAACGGTTTCTCAAAGCCGAGGCCATGGCGCTTTGGACGGTACGGTCGGCACGTTTACAACAAGATGTTCCTCCGAACGTCTATGCCTTTCTCCGAAAACACGAGGAAGATGAGCAGCAACATCTGGCACAATTTGAAAACATGATTGGTCGCCGGCCTCGCGAACGGGAACGGCTTCCCTCCGTCCCAAGACAATGGCCCGCGTTGGCCGTTCAGCTCTACGGGTATGAGTCTCTGGGACTTGAACTCGCGACGTTACTCGTCACGCTACGGCCGGACTTAGCCTCGATCCGGGAGGACGAACTTGTCCATGTGGAATTTTTTGAACAAGAGATTCACCGACTGCTCAGAGGCGAGGCTACTGGTGCCGAACAAGCCAGGATCTCCGCGCTTGCATGGTGGCGGAAATTACCGCGAACGGTCGATCGCTATCTCGATGCGGCGGTGCTCGATCCCCATCGGAAGGCACTGGCAATGCAGATTCTGGCTGCTATCGAACAGCGCTTTCGTGGAACAGGACTTCTCTAGCAGACTGCGGAAAAACTCGATTTGCGTGCTTCGACGGGCTCAGCACGAACGAAAAACTTCAGCAAACTCAATGACCGATCCGTACCTCCTGAGGCTCTCGAAGGATGAGCGGAGGGTTTTTCCGCAGCCTGTTACCTGTTAGAGGAAGGAAACGACGATGATGCCGCCGGTCAGGCTTGATGTTGGAGAAGACCCGTGACGGACCCCATCTTTCGGTATTTCCGATCCCGCTGAGCAAGGAGTTGTTCGACGGGAAGATCAAGCAGATCGAATAGTTGGTTGGTCAGCGCCTTTCCCACCAGGCTGCAGACGGCTCGCGGCTCGCGATGGGCACCACCCAGCGGTTCGGCAACAATGGTGTCGATCACTCCGAGCGCCATCAGATCCTGTGCGGTCATTTTCAATGCAGAGGCGGCATCGGGAACCTTCTCCGGGCTGTCCCAAAGAATCGCAGCACAGCCTTCAGGTGAAATGACCGAATAGACCGCATGTTCCAGCATCAGGATGCGGTCGGCGACGCCGAGGGCTAAGGCCCCTCCGCTTCCCCCTTCACCGATGACCACGGAGATAATCGGCACGGTCAATCGAGACATGACAAACAGATTGCGGGCGATGGCTTCGGCTTGTCCACGTTCTTCGGCACCAATACCAGGATAGGCACCAGGCGTATCAATAAAGGTCATGATCGGGCGGTTGAACTTTTCCGCCATTTTCATGAGCCTCAGCGCCTTTCGATACCCTTCCGGGTTGGGCATGCCGAAGTTCCGTTGCATGCGCTCTTTGAGAGTTTTGCCTTTTTGATGACCGATAATCATCACGGGGCGGTCGTTGAATCGGGCAAACCCTCCCACGATGGCCCGATCGTCTCCAAACACACGGTCGCCATGAAATTCAAGAAAGTCTCTCGTCAGTTCATTGATATAGTCCAGCGTGCTTGGGCGTTGAGGGTGTCGGGCCAGTTGGGTTCTTTGCCAGGGGGTCAGAGTTTTGTAGAGTTCGTGTTCGGTTTGCGCAAGCTTTGCACGAAGCTTGCGGATGTCATTTTGGATGGACGATTTCCCGCTGGTGGCTGTGTCAGAAAGTTTCTCAATCTTCTCTTCGATCTCTCGGATCGGCTTTTCAAATTCGAGGTAATCGCGCATAGTCCTGTTCAACTCCGTACCACGATCGGCCACATTGACCAACTGGAGCCTTTTAAGATAGCAAAGAGAGGGTCCCTTTGCCTAGCACTTCCTCAACATCCGACATAAAATGGTCGCTGGCGCACACGGTGAGATGAGGGAGGGGAGCGGTCTCGGCTTCCAAGGTGCCGTCGGTTCGAAACAACATCGAGATCGAGGTACTACCGGGATGCCGTCGAAAGATGTCCAACAATCGAGGCAACTGCTCACGGACCTCCGGACAATCACTGAGGCGGATACGGATCCGTTTGATGGACTGCGCTTGGACCTCAGCGAGCGGTTCGATCTTACTGCCCCGAATTTTCGTACCCTTGTCTCCTCGATCGATGGTGCCGGTGATGCGGACAATCCGTTCGGGTGCGATCAGCTCACCTGCCGTCCTGAACAAATCGGGAAACACGATCACTTCAATGGTGCCTTGCAGATCTTCCACCGTGAGATAGGCCATTCGATCGCCCTTCTTCGTCAGCATCGATTTGACCGTGGCGATAATGCCGCAGATCTTCACCTCGCCGCCGTCAGGGCATTCCTTCAATCCCACTGTCGTGGTGGTCGATAAGGCGCTCAGGGTCGCTTCGTAGCGGGCAAGGGGATGGGCGGAAATATAGAACCCGGTCAGCTCCCGTTCATACTTCAATCGTTGCGCTTGATCCCATTCCTCAAGCGAGGGCAGCGGGGGAGTCGGCAAGGCGGTTGAGGTGGGGTGCCCATTCACCTCTTCGCCGAAAATGCTGATCTGCCCGAGCTCCCGCTCGCGTTGGGCCGCCGCGCCTTCTTCCACGGCTTGATCGAGCACCGCCATCAATTGCGCACGCTTGGCACCAGTGGAATCGAAAGCGCCAG is part of the Nitrospira sp. genome and encodes:
- a CDS encoding AraC family transcriptional regulator, which translates into the protein MPTTVPGTKVQLEKERPTGSLIKPHLKNLSGSGTKLDGLIIERDLEQPNSGIYRPTGHTPKHIVVLHSAHPATLEWRINGKQKEAFFSAGEAIINPAGLFVAPRWKAPVELLLMAIHPGLVNQIAREMGSGRPVELEPRFHFRDELVEQLAKSLIAEFEQASSADGVYADSLTHTLIVHLIKKYSGTCIRPQTARHGLPQRTLARVVEFIDTHLGEDLSLRAIAHVAEMSPSYFLTLFKRSTGLAPHQYLMAKRIERARALLAQTKLPIVEIAAQAGFADQSHLTRLMRRHTGLTPRLVRGT
- a CDS encoding SDR family oxidoreductase, translating into MADNMLRGKVVVVGAGAKNLGGLISRTLGGDGASVVVHYHSESTKAPADETVRAVEASGGKAFAIQGDLTKVGHVVKLFDEAITRYGRLDIAVNTVGKVLKKPFVETTEKDYDEMFAINAKAAYFFIQEAGKRMSDGGKIITILTSLLAAFTGLYSTYAGSKASVEHFTRAAAKEFGPRGISVASVAPGPMDTPFFYPAESPEAVAYHKSQGMNGKLTDISDIVPIVKFLATDGWWITGQTIFANGGYTTR
- a CDS encoding acetyl-CoA carboxylase carboxyltransferase subunit alpha, which gives rise to MRDYLEFEKPIREIEEKIEKLSDTATSGKSSIQNDIRKLRAKLAQTEHELYKTLTPWQRTQLARHPQRPSTLDYINELTRDFLEFHGDRVFGDDRAIVGGFARFNDRPVMIIGHQKGKTLKERMQRNFGMPNPEGYRKALRLMKMAEKFNRPIMTFIDTPGAYPGIGAEERGQAEAIARNLFVMSRLTVPIISVVIGEGGSGGALALGVADRILMLEHAVYSVISPEGCAAILWDSPEKVPDAASALKMTAQDLMALGVIDTIVAEPLGGAHREPRAVCSLVGKALTNQLFDLLDLPVEQLLAQRDRKYRKMGSVTGLLQHQA